The following proteins come from a genomic window of Balearica regulorum gibbericeps isolate bBalReg1 chromosome 19, bBalReg1.pri, whole genome shotgun sequence:
- the SKA2 gene encoding spindle and kinetochore-associated protein 2, which translates to METAVTRLETMFQKAESDLDYIQHRLEFEIRKSLPDNPAAEENPVALLEALSVVKSRYKMLCMQLEKVSMEQRASMKGIRAALENTMKMVQALQQHTDLECSPLSEEEQTAAQQLTCQTLREMESLVEEPFCSGSTVPGSTEEQH; encoded by the exons ATGGAGACGGCGGTTACCAGGCTCGAGACCATG ttccAGAAGGCAGAATCTGATCTGGATTATATTCAACACAGACTGGAGTTTGAAATAAGGAAAAGTCTTCCTGATAATCCAGCAGCAGAG GAAAACCCAGTTGCTCTCTTAGAAGCGCTCTCAGTGGTGAAATCTCGTTATAAAATGTTATGTATGCAACTGGAAAAAGTTTCCATGGAGCAGAGAGCATCTATGAAGGGCATCCGTGCTGCTCTAGAGAACACGATGAAGATGGTTCAGGCATTACAGCAACATACTGATCTCGAG tgctCACCTCTGTCAGAAGAAGAACAGACTGCAGCGCAGCAGTTAACCTGCCAAACTCTTAGAGAAATGGAATCGTTAGTGGAAGAG ccaTTTTGTTCAGGATCTACAGTCCCTGGCTCAACCGAAG AGCAGCATTGA